In Streptomyces sp. NBC_00306, a single genomic region encodes these proteins:
- a CDS encoding YcnI family copper-binding membrane protein — protein MNLSRIAVVSGVAASSVLLLSGTAFAHVSVQPQGEAAKGGYATVNFKVPNERDDASTVKLEVNLPADHPMASVMPQPVPGWKAVVTKTKLAKPLEVHGKQITEAPSKITWTAAGGKIAPGEFQQFPVSLGRLPEDTDQLVFKALQTYDNKEVVRWIEEAKEGAAEPESPAPVLKLSAAAEDGHGAAGASASKAGAKDTAADDSKAETASADDTDTFARVLGIVGILIGAAGVAFGVLAGRRRTA, from the coding sequence ATGAACCTTTCCCGTATCGCCGTCGTGTCCGGTGTCGCCGCGTCCTCCGTGCTGCTGCTGTCCGGCACCGCCTTCGCGCACGTCAGCGTCCAGCCGCAGGGCGAAGCCGCCAAGGGCGGCTACGCCACGGTCAACTTCAAGGTCCCCAACGAGCGTGACGACGCCTCGACCGTGAAGCTCGAGGTCAACCTCCCGGCCGATCACCCGATGGCGTCCGTGATGCCGCAGCCCGTTCCCGGCTGGAAGGCCGTCGTCACCAAGACCAAGCTGGCCAAGCCTCTCGAGGTGCACGGGAAGCAGATCACCGAGGCCCCGTCCAAGATCACGTGGACCGCGGCCGGCGGCAAGATCGCTCCGGGTGAGTTCCAGCAGTTCCCGGTCTCCCTCGGCCGGCTGCCCGAGGACACCGACCAGCTGGTGTTCAAGGCCCTCCAGACGTACGACAACAAGGAGGTCGTGCGCTGGATCGAGGAGGCGAAGGAGGGCGCGGCCGAGCCCGAGTCCCCCGCGCCGGTCCTGAAGCTGTCGGCCGCCGCCGAAGACGGCCACGGCGCCGCGGGTGCCTCCGCCTCGAAGGCCGGCGCCAAGGACACCGCGGCCGACGACTCCAAGGCCGAGACGGCCTCCGCCGACGACACGGACACCTTCGCCCGCGTCCTCGGGATCGTCGGCATCCTGATCGGCGCGGCAGGTGTCGCCTTCGGTGTCCTGGCCGGCCGCCGCCGCACCGCCTGA
- the efeB gene encoding iron uptake transporter deferrochelatase/peroxidase subunit produces the protein MSDNNISRRRLLGSVGAAGASGLALGAAGGVVSGATASDDTLAALTAVGSTGVPFHGEHQSGITTPLQARGHLIAFDLAPGAGRSEAVALMRRWSALAAELMAGRPAAEGDTGVALDAGPSSLTLTFGFGRTFFDRTGLMAQRPPELDPLPDFSSDQLDAKRSNGDLWVQIGADDSLVAFHALRAVQKAAGAAARVRWQMNGFNRSPGATDRPMTARNLMGQVDGTRNPKPSEPDFDRRIFVPAKTAHPWMAGGSYAVVRRIRMLLDDWEQLTLKKQEQVIGRRKSDGAPLTGGSETTEIALDKTGPDGRLVVPDNAHARIAAPEQNGGAAMLRRPFSFHDGIAADGTPDAGLLFICWQADPLRGFVPVQRKLDRGDALSPFVRHEASGLFAVPGGPREGEYVGQRLLES, from the coding sequence GTGAGCGACAACAACATCTCAAGGCGGCGGCTGCTGGGCAGCGTGGGTGCCGCCGGCGCCAGCGGACTGGCGCTCGGCGCCGCGGGCGGCGTCGTCTCCGGCGCCACCGCGTCCGACGACACCCTGGCGGCGCTGACCGCGGTCGGCTCCACCGGTGTCCCCTTCCACGGCGAGCACCAGTCCGGCATCACCACCCCCCTCCAGGCGCGCGGCCATCTGATCGCCTTCGATCTGGCGCCGGGGGCGGGCCGGAGCGAGGCGGTCGCGCTGATGCGCCGCTGGTCGGCGCTGGCCGCCGAGCTGATGGCGGGCCGCCCGGCCGCCGAGGGGGACACGGGGGTCGCCCTGGACGCGGGTCCTTCGTCGCTGACGCTGACGTTCGGCTTCGGCCGCACCTTCTTCGACCGGACGGGCCTGATGGCGCAGCGTCCGCCGGAGCTGGACCCGTTGCCGGACTTCTCGTCCGACCAGCTCGATGCCAAGCGCTCGAACGGCGATCTGTGGGTGCAGATCGGCGCCGACGACTCCCTGGTCGCCTTTCACGCACTGCGCGCGGTACAGAAGGCGGCGGGCGCGGCGGCCCGGGTGCGCTGGCAGATGAACGGCTTCAACCGTTCGCCCGGTGCCACCGACAGGCCGATGACCGCCCGCAATCTGATGGGGCAGGTCGACGGCACCCGCAACCCGAAGCCGTCCGAACCCGACTTCGACCGCCGTATCTTCGTCCCCGCGAAGACCGCGCACCCGTGGATGGCCGGCGGCTCGTACGCGGTCGTGCGCCGGATCCGGATGCTGCTCGACGACTGGGAGCAGCTGACGCTGAAGAAGCAGGAGCAGGTCATCGGCCGGCGCAAGTCCGACGGCGCCCCCCTGACCGGCGGCTCCGAGACCACCGAGATCGCGCTGGACAAGACGGGCCCGGACGGCAGGCTCGTCGTCCCCGACAACGCGCACGCCCGTATCGCCGCACCCGAGCAGAACGGCGGGGCGGCGATGCTGCGGCGCCCGTTCTCCTTCCACGACGGGATCGCCGCGGACGGGACGCCGGACGCGGGGCTGCTCTTCATCTGCTGGCAGGCCGATCCGCTGCGCGGCTTCGTGCCGGTGCAGCGCAAGCTGGACCGGGGAGACGCCCTGTCTCCCTTCGTCCGGCACGAGGCGAGCGGGCTCTTCGCGGTGCCCGGAGGCCCGCGGGAGGGCGAGTACGTGGGGCAGCGGCTCCTGGAGTCGTGA
- a CDS encoding copper chaperone PCu(A)C: MSRGRTLACVIALSAGLALAGCSSDGTPELKVSGGFMPQPVTDMAAGFLTVHNDGGQGDKLTSVTSAISDDVTIHETKDQRMRKVEAFDIPADGELDLERGGNHIMFMALKKQPKQGEKVAVELHFEKSDPITVELPVKAPTYNPTEH, encoded by the coding sequence GTGAGCCGCGGCAGGACACTCGCCTGCGTCATAGCCCTGTCCGCGGGGCTGGCGCTGGCGGGCTGCTCCTCGGACGGCACGCCGGAGTTGAAGGTCAGCGGCGGGTTCATGCCGCAGCCGGTGACCGACATGGCCGCCGGTTTCCTGACCGTGCACAACGACGGAGGCCAGGGCGACAAGCTCACCTCCGTCACCAGCGCCATCTCCGACGACGTCACGATCCACGAGACGAAGGACCAGCGGATGCGGAAGGTGGAGGCCTTCGACATCCCGGCCGACGGCGAACTCGACCTCGAACGCGGTGGCAACCACATCATGTTCATGGCGCTCAAGAAGCAGCCCAAGCAGGGCGAGAAGGTCGCCGTGGAACTGCACTTCGAGAAGTCCGACCCGATCACGGTTGAACTCCCCGTCAAGGCTCCCACGTACAACCCGACGGAACACTGA
- a CDS encoding aminopeptidase P family protein, with protein MAEELTPADSDEAAAAAGAEEEEQPIKQRKNGLYPGVSDELAENMTSGWADTELRDLEPIAQAAHTADRRAALSARFPGERLVIPSGNLKTRSNDTEYAFRASTEYAYLTGDQSEDGVLVLEPQGGGHRATVYLLPRSDRENGEFWLSGQGELWVGRRHSLAEAEQLLGIPAKDVRELPEKLREATGPVRVVRGHDAAIEAALTDKVTAERDEELRVNLSEARAVKDAFEIGELQKACDSTARGFEDVVKVLDKAEATSERYIEGTFFLRARVEGNDVGYGSICAAGPHATTLHWVRNDGPVRSGDLLLLDAGVETHTLYTADVTRTLPINGRYSELQRTIYDAVYDAQEAGITAVKPGAKYRDFHDAAQRVLTERLVEWGLVEGPVERVLELGLQRRWTLHGTGHMLGMDVHDCAAARTEAYVDGTLEPGMCLTVEPGLYFQADDLTVPEEYRGIGVRIEDDILVTEDGNRNLSAALPRRADEVEAWMAALKQG; from the coding sequence GTGGCCGAGGAGCTCACCCCGGCGGATTCCGACGAGGCCGCTGCGGCAGCGGGCGCGGAAGAAGAAGAGCAGCCGATCAAGCAGCGCAAGAACGGCCTGTACCCGGGCGTGTCCGACGAGCTCGCGGAGAACATGACGAGCGGCTGGGCGGACACCGAGCTGCGCGATCTCGAGCCCATCGCACAGGCGGCGCACACCGCCGACCGCCGTGCGGCGCTCTCGGCGCGCTTTCCCGGTGAGCGGCTGGTGATCCCCTCCGGGAATCTGAAGACCCGCTCCAACGACACCGAGTACGCGTTCCGCGCGTCCACCGAGTACGCCTACCTCACCGGTGACCAGAGCGAGGACGGCGTCCTCGTCCTGGAGCCGCAGGGCGGCGGCCACCGTGCCACGGTCTATCTGCTGCCCCGTTCCGACCGGGAGAACGGCGAGTTCTGGCTGTCCGGCCAGGGTGAGCTGTGGGTCGGCCGCAGGCACTCGCTCGCGGAGGCCGAGCAGCTGCTGGGCATCCCCGCCAAGGACGTGCGCGAACTGCCGGAGAAGCTGCGCGAGGCGACCGGTCCGGTCCGCGTCGTCCGCGGGCACGACGCGGCCATCGAGGCCGCGCTGACCGACAAGGTCACCGCCGAGCGTGACGAGGAGCTGCGGGTCAACCTCTCCGAGGCGCGCGCCGTCAAGGACGCGTTCGAGATCGGCGAGCTGCAGAAGGCGTGCGACTCCACCGCCCGCGGTTTCGAGGACGTGGTCAAGGTCCTCGACAAGGCCGAGGCCACGAGCGAGCGCTACATCGAGGGCACGTTCTTCCTGCGCGCCCGCGTCGAGGGCAACGACGTCGGCTACGGCTCGATCTGCGCCGCCGGACCGCACGCGACCACCCTGCACTGGGTGCGCAACGACGGCCCGGTCCGCTCCGGCGATCTGCTCCTGCTGGACGCCGGCGTGGAGACCCACACCCTCTACACCGCGGACGTCACCCGCACGCTGCCGATCAACGGCCGCTACAGCGAGTTGCAGCGCACCATCTACGACGCGGTGTACGACGCCCAGGAGGCCGGTATCACGGCCGTCAAGCCGGGTGCCAAGTACCGCGACTTCCACGACGCCGCGCAGCGCGTGCTCACCGAGCGGCTCGTCGAATGGGGTCTGGTCGAGGGCCCGGTGGAGCGGGTGCTGGAGCTGGGCCTTCAGCGCCGCTGGACGCTCCACGGCACCGGCCACATGCTCGGCATGGACGTCCACGACTGCGCCGCCGCGCGCACCGAGGCGTACGTCGACGGGACGCTGGAGCCGGGCATGTGCCTGACGGTGGAGCCCGGGCTCTACTTCCAGGCGGACGACCTGACCGTGCCGGAGGAGTACCGCGGCATCGGTGTCCGGATCGAGGACGACATCCTGGTCACCGAGGACGGCAACAGGAATCTGTCGGCGGCGCTCCCGCGCCGGGCCGACGAGGTCGAGGCCTGGATGGCGGCGCTCAAGCAGGGCTGA
- a CDS encoding PP2C family protein-serine/threonine phosphatase, with the protein MLDIPFLVRVHVDALIAAQNDMGVCDAIERNAPVGKPAAMSAPHLPKVAGIDSAVPNPTHTAHSLPSLPTPPGAVLQDRLAGWVSDLTTLHELTERLARTGTLDTALHELLRAGAALVGARRGMVVLEPVADARRADCFDADHGPAFTKGLGLSHAELGHIETVPRLATAYGRILDGRRPGGLPGPATSPEAVAQPDLLADESLDPLHRDVVVRLGYAASFTQPLASETAGTLGAAVWMYDEPATPVERQRHLVGLYMRYATEHLARLLELEHARETVATVAEELLPSRLPRVPGVQLAARHRTGPQGGGDWYDALPLPEGALGLAVGSVSGSGPSALAAMGRLRASLRAYAVMEGEDPVAVLSDLELLLRLTEPARTATALFAYAEPAVGKIVLAGAGHTPPLLISEHRTEFVETSLSAPLGMLACWEAPSVEISPEPGETVLLYTDGLLRRTGDPMDRAFARLHAAAASVPRAARQDPAAIADHVLRTVLPDGLDRDGTGEDVVLLAARFD; encoded by the coding sequence ATGCTGGACATCCCCTTCCTTGTGCGTGTACATGTGGATGCATTGATAGCGGCGCAGAATGACATGGGGGTTTGCGATGCTATTGAGCGAAACGCACCAGTCGGAAAGCCGGCTGCCATGAGCGCCCCTCACCTGCCGAAAGTGGCTGGAATCGACTCGGCAGTCCCCAACCCCACGCACACTGCCCACTCGCTGCCCTCCCTGCCCACCCCTCCCGGCGCGGTCCTCCAGGACCGGCTGGCCGGCTGGGTCTCCGATCTCACGACCCTGCACGAGCTGACCGAGCGCCTGGCCAGGACCGGCACGCTGGACACAGCACTTCACGAACTGCTGCGCGCCGGCGCCGCCCTCGTCGGAGCGCGCCGGGGCATGGTCGTCCTCGAACCGGTGGCGGACGCCCGGCGCGCCGACTGCTTCGACGCGGACCACGGGCCTGCGTTCACCAAGGGCCTCGGACTCAGCCACGCCGAACTCGGGCACATCGAGACCGTCCCGCGCCTCGCGACCGCGTACGGCCGCATCCTGGACGGCCGTCGGCCCGGTGGACTGCCGGGCCCGGCCACCTCCCCGGAGGCCGTCGCCCAGCCCGATCTGCTCGCCGACGAATCGCTCGACCCCCTGCACCGCGACGTCGTGGTCCGCCTCGGCTACGCCGCGAGTTTCACCCAGCCCCTCGCCTCCGAGACCGCGGGCACCCTGGGCGCGGCCGTCTGGATGTACGACGAACCCGCCACCCCTGTGGAGCGTCAGCGTCATCTCGTCGGCCTCTACATGCGCTACGCCACCGAACACCTGGCACGCCTGCTGGAACTGGAGCACGCACGGGAGACCGTGGCGACCGTCGCCGAGGAACTGCTGCCGAGCAGGCTGCCCCGGGTGCCCGGGGTCCAGCTCGCCGCACGCCACCGCACGGGACCGCAGGGCGGGGGCGACTGGTACGACGCGCTGCCGCTGCCGGAGGGCGCACTGGGCCTCGCCGTCGGATCGGTCAGCGGATCCGGCCCGAGCGCGCTCGCCGCGATGGGCCGGCTGCGCGCCTCCCTGCGGGCGTACGCGGTGATGGAGGGCGAGGACCCTGTCGCCGTCCTGTCCGATCTCGAACTGCTGCTGCGGCTGACCGAACCCGCCCGTACCGCCACGGCGCTGTTCGCCTACGCCGAACCTGCGGTCGGGAAGATCGTGCTGGCCGGGGCGGGGCACACCCCGCCGTTGCTCATCAGCGAGCACCGCACCGAGTTCGTCGAGACCTCCCTGTCCGCGCCGCTGGGCATGCTCGCGTGCTGGGAGGCACCGAGCGTCGAGATCTCGCCCGAGCCGGGAGAAACGGTGCTCCTCTACACCGACGGACTGCTGCGGCGGACCGGTGACCCGATGGACCGGGCGTTCGCACGGCTGCACGCGGCCGCCGCGAGCGTGCCCCGGGCGGCCCGCCAGGACCCGGCCGCCATCGCCGACCATGTACTGCGCACGGTGCTCCCTGACGGTCTCGACCGGGACGGGACGGGAGAGGACGTCGTCCTGCTGGCCGCCCGCTTCGACTGA
- a CDS encoding DUF5926 family protein, which yields MAKKRPQTKASKPPHTDRGRAAGADEPVPVVGAREPCPCGSGRRYKACHGRAASHAVTELVQRPFEGLAGECDWVALRELVPAATVELTLKDGLPDGVPSVTLATVLPMAWPALRRDDGSVLLGLQNDTSSGDLSRDLADTLNRALTSQPGNPVAGERVSGDGPRLQDLLDPDAAFAPVVHSGFEFWIPDSAENATPEVSASLERANAAAIPTVRLTGVDSAYWCETPDKNHLRWVMPHAEEKLLDALARLHASGATSLGEGTRLVGSFRAHGLMVPVWDLPTGMGAEECEKPAAEFAERLSEALASDAPLSPEERRARGGLTNRQVTLS from the coding sequence ATGGCCAAGAAGCGCCCCCAGACCAAGGCGTCGAAGCCTCCGCACACGGACCGGGGCCGCGCCGCAGGCGCCGATGAACCCGTACCGGTGGTCGGGGCGCGTGAGCCCTGCCCCTGCGGTTCGGGCCGCCGCTACAAGGCATGTCACGGCCGCGCGGCCTCGCACGCCGTGACCGAGCTGGTCCAGCGTCCGTTCGAGGGCCTCGCAGGTGAATGCGACTGGGTCGCCCTGCGCGAACTGGTGCCCGCCGCGACGGTCGAGCTGACGCTGAAGGACGGACTGCCCGACGGCGTCCCGTCCGTGACGCTCGCGACCGTCCTGCCGATGGCGTGGCCCGCGCTGCGCCGCGACGACGGCTCGGTCCTGCTCGGCCTGCAGAACGACACGTCCTCGGGCGACCTGAGCCGCGACCTCGCCGACACCCTCAACCGCGCGCTCACCTCCCAGCCGGGCAATCCGGTCGCCGGGGAGCGGGTTTCCGGTGACGGTCCGCGACTTCAGGACCTCCTCGACCCGGACGCCGCGTTCGCGCCGGTCGTCCATTCCGGTTTCGAGTTCTGGATCCCGGACTCGGCGGAGAACGCCACGCCCGAGGTGTCCGCGTCACTGGAGCGCGCGAACGCCGCGGCGATCCCCACCGTGCGCCTGACGGGAGTCGACTCCGCCTACTGGTGCGAGACGCCGGACAAGAACCACCTGCGCTGGGTCATGCCGCACGCGGAGGAGAAGCTGCTGGACGCGCTGGCCCGGCTGCACGCCTCCGGTGCCACCTCGCTCGGCGAGGGGACCCGTCTGGTCGGCTCGTTCCGGGCCCACGGCCTGATGGTCCCCGTCTGGGACCTGCCGACCGGGATGGGCGCCGAGGAGTGCGAGAAGCCGGCGGCCGAGTTCGCCGAGCGGCTGTCCGAGGCGCTGGCCTCCGACGCTCCGCTTTCCCCCGAGGAGCGCCGCGCCCGCGGCGGTCTCACCAACCGCCAGGTGACCCTCAGCTGA
- a CDS encoding ATP-binding protein has product MSIWWSLHLRREAASIPLARRLLLGTMETAGVDPDISFDLSVALSEACANAVEHGGDKGHGDASADYCVTAYLDGETCRIEVSDSGPGFPVYAAGCAHALPQAPASAESGRGLCLIEQLADHVHFGNRPGRGAVVSFDKVLKWREDALLKVS; this is encoded by the coding sequence ATGAGCATCTGGTGGTCACTCCACTTGCGGCGCGAAGCCGCGAGCATTCCGCTCGCCCGGCGCCTGCTGCTCGGCACGATGGAGACCGCGGGCGTCGACCCCGACATCTCGTTCGACCTCTCGGTCGCGCTCAGTGAGGCCTGTGCGAACGCGGTCGAGCACGGCGGCGACAAGGGGCACGGCGATGCCTCGGCCGACTACTGCGTCACCGCCTATCTGGACGGCGAGACGTGCCGTATCGAAGTCTCCGACTCCGGCCCCGGATTCCCTGTCTACGCCGCGGGCTGCGCCCACGCCCTGCCGCAGGCTCCGGCCTCCGCCGAGAGCGGCCGGGGGCTCTGTCTCATCGAGCAGCTCGCCGACCACGTCCACTTCGGCAACCGGCCGGGGCGGGGAGCGGTGGTCAGTTTCGACAAGGTCCTCAAATGGCGGGAGGACGCGCTGCTCAAGGTCTCGTGA
- a CDS encoding SCO family protein, giving the protein MRKKTALAAALVAAAGLTLSACSDGGESAKSPVADVSAQQGAEAATVLDQPFAKPNLVLTDTTGKKYDLRERTKGKPTLIYFGYTHCPDVCPLTMSNIAIAKKKLPKADQDKLQVVFVTTDPERDTPAELAKWLPSAGDASFTGLTGEFAAIQAGARRIGIGIDPPKKEKDGTVVSMHGAQVVAFSPKTDAGYVLYGEDTTADDYARDLPKLIRGEKP; this is encoded by the coding sequence ATGCGCAAGAAGACCGCTCTGGCGGCCGCACTCGTTGCGGCCGCCGGGCTCACCCTGTCCGCCTGCTCCGACGGCGGAGAATCCGCCAAGAGCCCTGTCGCCGATGTCTCCGCCCAGCAGGGCGCCGAGGCGGCGACCGTGCTCGACCAGCCGTTCGCCAAGCCGAACCTGGTCCTCACGGACACCACCGGCAAGAAGTACGACCTGCGCGAGCGCACCAAGGGCAAGCCGACGCTGATCTATTTCGGCTACACGCACTGCCCCGACGTCTGCCCGCTGACGATGAGCAACATCGCCATCGCCAAGAAGAAGCTGCCCAAGGCCGACCAGGACAAGCTCCAGGTCGTCTTCGTCACGACCGATCCGGAGCGGGACACCCCCGCCGAGCTGGCCAAGTGGCTGCCCAGCGCGGGTGACGCGTCCTTCACCGGGCTGACCGGCGAGTTCGCGGCCATCCAGGCCGGTGCCCGCCGGATCGGCATCGGCATCGACCCGCCGAAGAAGGAGAAGGACGGCACGGTCGTGTCGATGCACGGCGCCCAGGTCGTCGCCTTCTCCCCGAAGACGGACGCGGGCTATGTGCTCTACGGCGAGGACACGACGGCGGACGACTACGCCAGGGACCTGCCGAAGCTGATCCGCGGGGAGAAGCCGTGA
- a CDS encoding bifunctional DNA primase/polymerase, with amino-acid sequence MREILGRRRRLLFRRKRGPVQLRAALTYAAAWQWPVLPGVGLKAAGSRGDRGRGCACPDPECVVPGAHPFDPGILAATTDEQMVRWWWANRPAAPIVLATGGRAPCAVSLPAVAGARALSALDRMDMRLGPVVATPTRWSLLVAPYTLEQLGELLFVKDCVPSSLRFHGEGGYLVLPPAEAGTGQVRWERAPLPGSAAPWLPDVEAVVDALVEASTSAPDGGSRLAY; translated from the coding sequence ATGCGCGAGATCCTCGGAAGGCGACGCAGGCTCCTGTTCCGGCGTAAGAGGGGGCCAGTACAGCTTCGGGCGGCGCTCACCTACGCCGCCGCGTGGCAATGGCCCGTCCTCCCCGGTGTGGGACTGAAGGCGGCCGGAAGCCGCGGTGACCGCGGGCGCGGTTGCGCCTGCCCGGACCCCGAGTGCGTCGTACCCGGCGCGCACCCCTTCGACCCCGGCATTCTCGCGGCGACGACCGACGAGCAGATGGTGCGCTGGTGGTGGGCCAACCGGCCGGCCGCTCCGATCGTGCTGGCCACCGGAGGACGGGCACCGTGCGCGGTGAGCCTGCCGGCGGTGGCCGGGGCGCGTGCGCTCTCGGCGCTCGACCGCATGGACATGCGGCTGGGCCCCGTGGTCGCGACGCCCACCCGGTGGTCGCTCCTCGTGGCCCCCTACACCCTCGAACAGCTCGGGGAACTGCTCTTCGTCAAGGACTGCGTGCCGAGTTCGCTGCGCTTCCACGGCGAGGGCGGATATCTGGTGCTGCCTCCGGCGGAGGCGGGAACCGGTCAGGTGCGCTGGGAGCGGGCTCCCTTGCCCGGTTCCGCCGCACCGTGGCTGCCGGATGTGGAGGCGGTGGTGGACGCGCTGGTCGAGGCGAGCACCAGCGCGCCGGACGGCGGCAGTCGGCTGGCTTACTGA
- a CDS encoding copper resistance CopC/CopD family protein, whose protein sequence is MTTTAPRLGPSPVRLLLAATVFLGTLLGALLTAASPAAAHAALTGSNPKDGAVVATAPTEVTLTFSEQIAMGNDSIRVLEPSGKRADKAKIRDMSTGGKVGYGVDLLPGLPDGTYTVAWQAVSADSHPVSGAFTFSIGAPSQTEVALPDDEAGGGLVGLLYDIARYAAYAGFVLLAGGAAFVLLCWQRAASVRPVQRLVAYGWVTLTASTLAMLLLRTPYTGSGKLADAFDLSGLRDVLETKTGAALVSRLLLLGAAALFIAVLFGAYARREDAAEKKDLTFGLAMGGTVVAAGVAATWALSEHASTGIQPTVAMPVDVLHLLAVAGWLGGLATLLTALYRAPSIEPSAVHRFSCVAFICVVTLTVTGLYQSWRQVGSWSALTGTSYGQLLLAKVALVVVMVGVAWVSRRWTAQLAEAKQAEQSVRTEEAETEQAEAEPAAVTVPDDSATTAGGQGEGADPERAAQLARQQAAVATAAKKKARDADPVRSGLRRSVLAEAAVAVALLAVTTVLTSTEPGRTEEEAARITGSSAQGADAPAPGPAEITLPFDTGGQNGKGTVRLTLGPASPGANEMHLYLTDPAGKPMEVPEVKVSFTLVAKQIGPLPIRPDRLPAGHWSAAAVQIPMPGEWQVQVTVRTSDIDQATIDKNVKIG, encoded by the coding sequence ATGACAACCACCGCCCCGCGCCTCGGCCCATCCCCGGTCCGACTGCTGCTGGCCGCGACCGTGTTCCTGGGCACGCTCCTCGGAGCGCTGCTCACCGCGGCGAGCCCGGCCGCCGCCCATGCCGCTCTGACCGGGAGCAATCCGAAGGACGGGGCGGTGGTCGCGACCGCCCCCACGGAGGTCACGCTCACCTTCTCCGAGCAGATCGCGATGGGCAACGACTCGATCCGGGTCCTCGAACCGAGCGGCAAGCGCGCGGACAAGGCCAAGATCCGTGACATGTCCACCGGCGGCAAGGTCGGTTACGGCGTCGATCTGCTGCCGGGCCTGCCCGACGGCACGTACACCGTGGCCTGGCAGGCCGTCTCCGCCGACAGCCACCCCGTCTCCGGCGCCTTCACCTTCTCGATCGGGGCGCCCTCCCAGACCGAGGTCGCCCTCCCCGACGACGAAGCCGGCGGCGGCCTGGTCGGCCTGCTCTACGACATCGCGCGCTACGCCGCGTACGCGGGATTCGTCCTGCTCGCGGGCGGCGCCGCGTTCGTCCTGCTGTGCTGGCAGCGCGCCGCGTCCGTCCGCCCGGTCCAACGGCTCGTCGCGTACGGGTGGGTGACGCTGACCGCGTCCACCCTCGCAATGCTGCTGCTGCGCACCCCGTACACCGGCTCCGGAAAACTCGCCGACGCCTTCGACCTGAGCGGGCTGCGGGACGTCCTGGAGACCAAGACCGGGGCGGCGCTCGTCTCCCGGCTGCTGCTGCTCGGCGCGGCCGCCCTGTTCATCGCCGTGCTGTTCGGCGCGTACGCGAGGCGGGAGGACGCGGCCGAGAAGAAGGACCTCACCTTCGGGCTGGCCATGGGCGGCACCGTCGTCGCGGCCGGTGTCGCGGCCACCTGGGCGCTGTCGGAGCACGCGTCGACCGGTATCCAGCCCACGGTCGCCATGCCGGTGGACGTCCTGCATCTGCTGGCCGTCGCCGGCTGGCTCGGCGGTCTCGCCACCTTGCTGACCGCGCTGTACCGGGCACCGTCCATCGAACCGTCGGCCGTGCACCGCTTCTCCTGCGTCGCCTTCATCTGCGTCGTGACGCTGACGGTGACCGGGCTGTACCAGTCCTGGCGGCAGGTCGGCTCGTGGTCGGCGCTGACCGGGACGTCGTACGGACAACTGCTGCTGGCCAAGGTGGCGCTGGTCGTCGTCATGGTCGGTGTCGCCTGGGTGTCGCGGCGCTGGACCGCACAGCTCGCCGAGGCGAAGCAGGCCGAGCAGTCGGTGCGGACCGAAGAGGCGGAGACGGAACAGGCCGAGGCGGAGCCCGCTGCTGTGACCGTTCCCGACGACTCCGCCACGACCGCGGGCGGACAGGGCGAAGGGGCGGACCCCGAACGGGCCGCCCAGCTCGCCCGCCAGCAGGCCGCCGTGGCCACCGCGGCCAAGAAGAAGGCCAGGGACGCGGACCCCGTGCGGTCCGGGCTGCGCCGTTCCGTATTGGCCGAGGCGGCCGTCGCCGTCGCCCTGCTCGCCGTGACCACCGTGCTGACGTCCACCGAACCGGGCCGTACGGAGGAGGAGGCGGCCAGGATCACCGGCAGCTCCGCCCAGGGTGCCGACGCACCGGCGCCCGGTCCCGCCGAGATCACCCTGCCCTTCGACACCGGCGGCCAGAACGGCAAGGGCACGGTCCGGCTCACGCTCGGTCCGGCGAGCCCGGGCGCGAACGAGATGCATCTCTACCTCACCGACCCGGCCGGCAAGCCGATGGAGGTGCCCGAGGTGAAGGTGTCGTTCACGCTGGTCGCCAAGCAGATCGGCCCGCTGCCCATCCGGCCCGACCGGCTCCCTGCGGGACACTGGAGCGCGGCCGCGGTCCAGATCCCGATGCCCGGTGAGTGGCAGGTCCAGGTGACCGTGCGGACCTCCGACATCGACCAGGCCACCATCGACAAGAACGTGAAGATCGGCTGA